From one Microbacterium aurum genomic stretch:
- a CDS encoding protein-L-isoaspartate carboxylmethyltransferase — MPYRNKATVQGWVDDYLAQHPERTGSVTVLEKDFTPGPESGMVVVALRNVSTITYIQAGVDETGPHWLVTFEPRTEGFDMDAAGVTQLSEDLLVVAGLCDYLQVRTDGAMAAKA, encoded by the coding sequence ATGCCGTACCGCAACAAGGCCACCGTCCAGGGCTGGGTGGACGACTACCTCGCCCAGCACCCTGAGCGCACCGGTTCCGTCACGGTCCTCGAGAAGGACTTCACCCCCGGTCCCGAATCCGGCATGGTCGTCGTCGCGCTGCGAAACGTCTCCACGATCACGTACATCCAGGCCGGTGTCGACGAGACCGGCCCGCACTGGCTCGTGACGTTCGAGCCCCGCACCGAGGGATTCGACATGGACGCCGCGGGCGTGACGCAGCTGAGTGAAGACCTCCTCGTCGTCGCGGGACTCTGCGACTATCTGCAGGTGCGCACCGACGGGGCTATGGCCGCGAAGGCCTGA
- a CDS encoding TetR/AcrR family transcriptional regulator → MTASPPARRGPYAKTAERRSEIIASATAVFSAHGYQGGSLRQIAKQLDLSLTTVMHHFPTKVALLAAVLEQEDAADPDFDVRSRRDGFLPSILAIVRRNLARRELVRMFSIVSAEATYPGHEAHDWLRSRYASVTATYSALIAHDVAVGRLTTDGDPLELAGLVVTGWEGIQIRWLADGTDPVAAMGTLLSAVLRPAPTASHLHGRRGNQPESVHTSRILE, encoded by the coding sequence ATGACGGCCTCCCCGCCCGCGCGCCGCGGCCCGTACGCCAAGACCGCCGAGCGACGCAGCGAGATCATCGCCTCGGCGACGGCGGTCTTCAGCGCGCACGGCTACCAGGGCGGATCGCTGCGGCAGATCGCGAAGCAGCTCGACCTCAGTCTCACGACCGTCATGCACCACTTCCCGACCAAGGTGGCGCTGCTGGCGGCCGTGCTCGAGCAGGAGGATGCCGCCGATCCCGACTTCGACGTCCGCTCGCGACGCGACGGATTCCTCCCCTCCATCCTCGCCATCGTGCGCCGGAACCTCGCGCGACGAGAGCTCGTGCGGATGTTCTCGATCGTCTCGGCGGAGGCGACGTATCCCGGCCACGAGGCCCACGACTGGCTGCGGAGCCGCTATGCGTCGGTGACCGCGACGTACTCCGCGCTCATCGCGCACGACGTCGCGGTCGGCCGGCTCACGACCGACGGCGACCCGCTCGAGCTCGCGGGGCTCGTGGTGACGGGCTGGGAGGGCATCCAGATCCGCTGGCTCGCCGACGGCACGGACCCGGTCGCGGCGATGGGGACCCTCCTGAGCGCGGTGCTGCGGCCCGCGCCCACGGCCTCGCACCTTCACGGGCGCCGCGGGAATCAGCCGGAATCGGTTCACACATCCCGCATACTGGAGTAG
- a CDS encoding beta-galactosidase, protein MAIDDTTYRWVNDGSTGPGRMRYGADYNPEQWSRDVWQEDMRLMREARVNIVSLGIFSWALLEPRPGEYDFAWLDEVIELLHANGIDVDLATATASPPPWLAKAHPEILPQTIDGTILWPGARQHWRPTSPVFREHALRLVRALAERYGDHPAVVAWHISNELGCHNLYDFSDDAARAFRVWLQARYGTLEALNEAWGTAFWSQHYGEWDEILPPRTAPTQRNPGQQLDFERFSSEAVRDYLRAESAVLGEVAPGIPRTTNFMVAQNVRDLDYPTWVGDVDFVSNDHYRRPGELGRDDLSFWANLTGNIAGGRPWFLMEHATSAVNWREVNPPKRSGELAADALTHVAHGADAVCYFQWRQSRAGGERYHSGMVPHAGEDSRVFRDVVALGAQLRDLAPVVGSRREKARVAIVFDYESWWVSGRDSHPSDALRYDVEALNWYRALLDLGIRADVVPVASSFDDYEVVIAPMLHVVPTALRARLEAIVADGRHLVTTFFSGTVDEHDRVWLGGYPGALRDVLGVTVEEFVPLLPDAPVTLASGAVANLWTERISRLADGVEVLDTYADGDLAGQAAVTRRTAGEGSATYVSADLGRDGVRGVLARLSQDVEALRGDALAADGALEVIVRVARDGERFVFLANRSDDRVALDVVEVAPRSVVVLTGGDVLVASDAAREAVSA, encoded by the coding sequence ATGGCGATCGATGACACGACCTACCGCTGGGTGAACGACGGATCGACCGGACCGGGACGGATGCGCTACGGCGCGGACTACAACCCGGAGCAGTGGTCGCGCGACGTGTGGCAGGAGGACATGCGCCTCATGCGCGAGGCGCGCGTCAACATCGTCTCGCTCGGCATCTTCTCGTGGGCGCTGCTGGAGCCCCGCCCCGGTGAGTACGACTTCGCCTGGCTCGACGAGGTCATCGAGCTGCTGCACGCGAACGGCATCGACGTCGACCTCGCGACCGCGACCGCGTCGCCGCCGCCGTGGCTCGCGAAGGCCCACCCTGAGATCCTGCCGCAGACGATCGACGGCACGATCCTGTGGCCGGGCGCCCGTCAGCACTGGCGCCCGACCTCGCCGGTGTTCCGCGAGCACGCGCTGCGCCTCGTCCGGGCGCTCGCCGAGCGGTACGGCGACCATCCCGCCGTCGTCGCCTGGCACATCTCGAACGAGCTCGGCTGCCACAACCTCTATGACTTCTCCGATGATGCGGCGCGCGCGTTCCGCGTGTGGCTGCAGGCCCGGTATGGCACGCTCGAAGCGCTCAACGAGGCGTGGGGCACGGCGTTCTGGTCGCAGCACTACGGCGAGTGGGACGAGATCCTGCCGCCGCGGACGGCCCCCACGCAGCGAAACCCCGGTCAGCAGCTCGACTTCGAGCGGTTCTCGTCGGAAGCCGTGCGCGACTACCTGCGCGCCGAATCCGCCGTGCTGGGCGAGGTCGCCCCGGGCATCCCGCGCACGACGAATTTCATGGTCGCGCAGAACGTGCGCGACCTCGACTACCCGACCTGGGTGGGCGACGTCGACTTCGTCTCGAACGACCACTACCGCCGGCCGGGAGAGCTCGGACGCGACGACCTGTCGTTCTGGGCGAACCTCACCGGCAACATCGCCGGTGGCCGCCCGTGGTTCCTCATGGAGCACGCCACGAGCGCCGTCAACTGGCGCGAGGTCAACCCGCCCAAGCGCTCCGGCGAGCTCGCGGCGGATGCCCTCACCCACGTCGCGCACGGTGCGGACGCCGTGTGCTACTTCCAGTGGCGCCAGTCCCGCGCGGGAGGCGAGCGCTACCACTCCGGCATGGTGCCGCACGCGGGCGAGGACAGTCGCGTGTTCCGCGACGTCGTCGCCCTGGGCGCCCAGCTGCGCGACCTCGCGCCGGTCGTCGGCTCGCGCCGGGAGAAGGCGCGCGTCGCGATCGTCTTCGACTACGAGTCGTGGTGGGTCAGCGGGCGCGACTCGCACCCGAGCGACGCCCTGCGGTACGACGTCGAGGCGCTGAACTGGTACCGGGCGCTGCTCGATCTCGGCATCCGGGCCGACGTCGTGCCGGTCGCGAGCTCGTTCGACGACTACGAGGTCGTCATCGCGCCGATGCTGCACGTCGTTCCCACGGCGCTGCGCGCACGGCTCGAGGCGATCGTCGCGGACGGACGGCACCTCGTCACGACCTTCTTCTCCGGCACGGTCGACGAGCACGACCGGGTGTGGCTCGGCGGCTACCCGGGCGCGCTACGGGACGTCCTCGGCGTGACCGTCGAGGAGTTCGTGCCGCTGCTGCCGGACGCCCCCGTGACCCTCGCGTCGGGCGCGGTCGCAAACCTGTGGACCGAGCGGATCTCGCGCCTGGCCGACGGCGTCGAGGTGCTCGACACGTATGCCGACGGCGACCTCGCCGGTCAGGCCGCCGTCACGCGACGCACCGCAGGCGAGGGGTCGGCGACGTACGTGTCGGCCGACCTCGGCCGTGACGGTGTGCGCGGCGTGCTCGCCCGTCTGTCGCAGGACGTCGAGGCGCTGCGCGGCGACGCGCTCGCGGCGGACGGTGCGCTCGAGGTCATCGTGCGCGTCGCACGCGACGGCGAGCGGTTCGTGTTCCTCGCGAACCGCTCCGACGACCGGGTCGCGCTCGATGTCGTCGAGGTCGCGCCGCGATCGGTCGTCGTCCTGACGGGCGGCGATGTCCTCGTGGCATCCGACGCCGCGCGCGAGGCCGTCTCCGCATGA
- a CDS encoding DUF1349 domain-containing protein, whose amino-acid sequence MRERIDWAAGAWTTPPASAVAGDALRVTAAEGSDAWRRTAYGFVHDTEHALLAPLPVGAAMEVVFTADFDREFDQAGIFVRADAERWMKAGVEYADGVLGVGAVVTDRMSDWSVGAVPEWAERTLRVRVSRLPDALVVRAGIDGEPLRLVRVAPFAGDLDAAAGPFVCAPTRSGLEVVFRTWERTDADTALH is encoded by the coding sequence ATGAGGGAGCGGATCGACTGGGCGGCGGGCGCCTGGACGACGCCGCCCGCGTCCGCCGTCGCCGGCGACGCGCTGCGCGTGACCGCCGCCGAGGGCAGCGACGCGTGGCGCCGCACGGCATACGGGTTCGTGCACGACACGGAGCATGCGCTGCTCGCGCCGCTCCCCGTCGGCGCGGCGATGGAGGTCGTCTTCACGGCGGACTTCGACCGGGAGTTCGATCAGGCCGGGATCTTCGTGCGCGCCGACGCCGAGCGCTGGATGAAGGCGGGCGTCGAGTACGCCGACGGCGTCCTGGGCGTCGGCGCGGTCGTCACCGACCGCATGTCGGACTGGTCTGTCGGGGCCGTGCCGGAGTGGGCCGAGCGCACGCTGCGGGTCCGCGTCAGCCGCCTGCCCGACGCCCTCGTCGTGCGGGCCGGCATCGACGGTGAGCCGCTGCGACTCGTGCGCGTCGCACCGTTCGCCGGCGACCTCGACGCCGCGGCCGGGCCGTTCGTGTGCGCGCCGACCCGGAGCGGTCTCGAGGTCGTCTTCCGCACGTGGGAGCGGACCGACGCGGACACCGCCCTGCACTGA